A section of the Pseudomonas flavescens genome encodes:
- the uvsE gene encoding UV DNA damage repair endonuclease UvsE, with translation MSSPRVGFACQYRHPDRSLPAGELKIIEAAFNPRTTTLRWMDSVAQAAAHAKLVEIVEHNLQAQLRLLAYVASLPKPLQMLRLSSDLLPFYSHPKVSAFYQDPTIQRRLIEGFAAIGDAARAANIRLSMHPGQYCVLGSDRPDVVENSIAEFEYHADMIRMMGYGRQFQDFKCNLHIAGKLGGEGTRAVWARLSQEARHCITFENDEKTYGVDACLALADLAPVVLDVHHCWIHEDDYIDPHADRVARIIDSWRGVRPTMHLSQPHESLQELGLSAERKLEMPEVLKVVPKRELYGHSARMWNQWTNEYVLQFLDRFDIMFESKDKNVATLEFYERYLKAE, from the coding sequence ATGTCGTCACCCCGCGTCGGCTTCGCCTGCCAATACCGCCACCCTGATCGCAGCTTGCCGGCCGGCGAGTTGAAAATCATCGAGGCGGCGTTCAACCCGCGCACCACCACCCTGCGCTGGATGGACAGCGTCGCCCAGGCGGCCGCGCACGCCAAGCTGGTCGAGATCGTCGAGCACAACCTGCAGGCTCAACTGCGTCTGCTCGCCTATGTCGCGAGCCTGCCGAAGCCGTTGCAGATGCTGCGCCTGAGCAGCGACCTGCTGCCGTTCTACAGCCACCCGAAGGTCAGCGCCTTCTATCAGGACCCGACCATCCAGCGGCGCCTGATCGAAGGCTTCGCGGCGATAGGCGATGCCGCCCGCGCGGCGAATATTCGTCTGTCCATGCACCCTGGCCAGTACTGCGTGCTCGGCTCCGACCGCCCGGATGTGGTCGAGAACAGCATCGCCGAGTTCGAGTACCACGCCGACATGATCCGCATGATGGGCTACGGCCGTCAGTTTCAGGATTTCAAATGCAACCTGCACATCGCCGGCAAGCTGGGTGGTGAAGGTACTCGCGCCGTCTGGGCGCGCCTGTCTCAGGAAGCGCGCCACTGCATCACCTTCGAGAACGACGAGAAGACCTACGGCGTCGACGCCTGCCTGGCCCTGGCCGATCTGGCGCCGGTGGTGCTGGACGTGCACCACTGCTGGATCCATGAGGACGACTACATCGACCCGCACGCTGACCGTGTGGCGCGCATCATCGACAGCTGGCGCGGCGTACGGCCGACCATGCACCTCTCGCAGCCACACGAAAGCCTGCAGGAGCTGGGGCTCAGCGCCGAGCGCAAGCTGGAAATGCCCGAGGTGCTGAAGGTCGTGCCGAAGCGCGAGCTCTATGGCCACAGCGCGCGCATGTGGAACCAGTGGACGAACGAGTACGTCCTGCAATTCCTCGACCGCTTCGACATCATGTTCGAGTCCAAGGACAAGAACGTGGCGACCCTGGAGTTTTACGAGCGGTATCTGAAAGCCGAGTAA
- the phnE gene encoding phosphonate ABC transporter, permease protein PhnE yields the protein MRRLGNGLLLLTITAAVIGSFLYLGLDLLGLFSGDSLAQMGSYVLRFMSPDLSSEHVQATVRGARETLAMSALGTLLAAVLGLSLALPAAGRLGWLLQSVTRLLLNALRAIPELVWAVLMVLAAGLGPNAGTLALALHTTGVLGRLFAEALENTPPEPAAAIRLQGAGAWMAFCYGTLPSLWPQLLAYTLYRWENNIRMAAVMGFVGAGGLGQMLYVSLSLFQEAQASTVILAMVLLVLAVDAFSGWTRQRWVRN from the coding sequence ATGAGGCGCCTGGGCAATGGCTTGCTGCTGCTGACCATCACCGCCGCGGTGATCGGCTCCTTCCTCTATCTTGGCCTGGATCTGCTCGGCCTGTTCAGCGGCGACAGCCTGGCGCAGATGGGTAGCTACGTGCTGCGCTTCATGAGCCCGGACCTGAGTAGCGAGCACGTGCAGGCCACCGTCCGAGGCGCCAGGGAAACCTTGGCCATGTCGGCACTCGGCACCCTGCTCGCCGCCGTACTGGGGCTGTCCCTCGCCCTGCCCGCGGCCGGTCGCCTGGGTTGGCTGCTGCAAAGCGTCACGCGCTTGCTACTCAACGCGCTGCGGGCCATTCCGGAGCTGGTCTGGGCCGTTCTGATGGTTCTGGCCGCTGGCCTGGGGCCCAACGCCGGCACCCTGGCCCTGGCCCTGCACACCACCGGTGTGCTCGGCAGGCTATTCGCTGAAGCACTGGAAAACACGCCACCGGAACCGGCGGCCGCTATCCGCCTACAGGGCGCAGGGGCCTGGATGGCATTCTGTTATGGGACCCTGCCCTCCCTATGGCCACAGTTGTTGGCGTACACCCTGTATCGCTGGGAAAACAACATCCGTATGGCTGCGGTCATGGGCTTCGTCGGCGCAGGCGGATTAGGCCAGATGCTGTACGTCAGCCTCAGTCTGTTCCAGGAGGCCCAGGCCAGCACCGTGATCCTAGCCATGGTGCTGCTGGTACTCGCCGTCGATGCCTTCAGTGGCTGGACGCGACAACGCTGGGTGCGCAACTAA
- a CDS encoding PhnE/PtxC family ABC transporter permease, with the protein MLRGDRRDPAARSRLLLSLLAIALLWPGIKLAELDLSVLLQPESTQSMGNFIEGFWPPAHDADFLTLLVQATLQTLAIATAGMALALLLAVPASLLASRALSLSAASRGGLPSLLGQGLRWPVRGLLIILRSVPEIVWALLFVRAVGLGPTAGVLAIAITYAGMLGKVYAEIFESVDQRPMHALLQSGSGRLAAFAYGVLPNAAAELTSYTVYRWECAVRASVVMGFVGAGGLGQQIDLSMRMFAGAEVASMLLTFLMLVLLADQLSRLLRGRFA; encoded by the coding sequence ATGCTGAGAGGTGATCGACGCGATCCCGCAGCACGTTCACGCCTGCTCCTGAGCCTGCTGGCCATTGCTCTGCTATGGCCGGGCATCAAGCTGGCCGAGCTGGATCTGTCGGTATTGCTGCAGCCGGAGAGCACCCAGTCGATGGGTAATTTTATCGAGGGTTTCTGGCCGCCGGCACACGATGCCGACTTCCTCACGTTGCTGGTGCAAGCCACCCTGCAGACGCTGGCCATTGCCACTGCTGGTATGGCTCTGGCGTTGTTGCTGGCGGTGCCGGCGAGCCTGCTGGCCAGTCGCGCCCTGTCGCTGTCGGCGGCGTCGCGTGGTGGCCTGCCCAGCCTGCTCGGTCAGGGGCTGCGCTGGCCAGTACGCGGCTTGTTGATCATTCTGCGCAGCGTTCCGGAAATTGTCTGGGCATTGCTGTTCGTGCGCGCGGTCGGCCTGGGCCCTACCGCAGGCGTGCTGGCCATCGCGATCACCTACGCGGGCATGCTCGGCAAGGTGTATGCGGAAATATTCGAATCGGTGGATCAACGGCCGATGCATGCCCTGCTGCAATCGGGCAGCGGGCGCCTCGCGGCATTCGCCTACGGGGTGTTACCCAATGCGGCAGCCGAGTTGACCTCTTATACGGTGTACCGCTGGGAATGCGCCGTGCGTGCTTCGGTGGTAATGGGCTTCGTCGGTGCGGGAGGCCTCGGCCAGCAGATCGATCTGTCCATGCGCATGTTCGCCGGTGCTGAAGTCGCCAGCATGCTGCTGACCTTCCTGATGCTGGTGCTGCTGGCCGACCAGCTCAGCCGCCTGCTGCGCGGCAGATTCGCATGA
- the fadD2 gene encoding long-chain-fatty-acid--CoA ligase FadD2 has product MQPDFWNDKRAAGVPNDIDMNAYGSVLEVFERSCRAFADRPAFSNLGRTLSYGELDRLSGAFAAYLQQHTDLEPGDRIAVQMPNVLQYPIAVFGAMRAGLIVVNTNPLYTAREMRHQFKDAGVRALVYLNMFGKLVQEVLPDSEIEYLIEARMGDLLPTLKGWLVNTVVKKVKKMVPDYHLPQALSFKRVLREGASLSVRPVTATHDDIAVLQYTGGTTGVAKGTMLTHGNLIANMLQADACMSQHGPDGTALMKRGQEVMIAPLPLYHIYAFTVNCMCMMVNGNHNVLITNPRDIPGFIKELRKWDFSALLGLNTLFVALMDHPDFKTLDFSHLKVTNSGGTALVKATAERWQSLTGCAVVEGYGLTETSPIASANPYGEHARLGTVGIPVPATAFKVIDDDGNELPLGERGELCIKGPQVMKGYWNRPEATAEVLDREGWFKSGDIAVIDEGGYVSIVDRKKDMIIVSGFNVYPNEIEDVVMAHSKVASCAAIGVPDEKSGEAVKLFVVKRDESLTAEELKAYCKDNFTGYKVPRHIVFRDALPMTNVGKILRRELRDNP; this is encoded by the coding sequence ATGCAGCCTGATTTCTGGAACGACAAACGCGCCGCTGGCGTGCCCAACGATATCGACATGAACGCCTACGGGTCGGTGCTCGAGGTGTTCGAGCGCTCCTGCAGGGCCTTCGCGGACCGGCCCGCCTTCAGCAACCTGGGCAGAACCCTGAGCTATGGCGAGCTGGACCGGCTTTCCGGTGCCTTCGCCGCCTACCTGCAGCAGCACACCGACCTCGAGCCGGGGGATCGCATCGCCGTGCAGATGCCCAACGTGCTGCAGTACCCCATCGCCGTATTCGGGGCGATGCGCGCCGGGCTGATCGTGGTCAACACCAACCCGTTGTATACCGCCCGGGAGATGCGCCACCAGTTCAAGGATGCCGGCGTGCGTGCGCTGGTGTACCTGAACATGTTCGGCAAGCTGGTGCAGGAGGTGCTACCCGACAGCGAGATCGAGTACCTGATCGAAGCGCGCATGGGCGACCTGCTGCCCACGCTCAAGGGCTGGCTGGTCAACACCGTGGTGAAGAAGGTCAAGAAGATGGTGCCCGACTACCATCTGCCCCAGGCGCTGTCGTTCAAACGGGTGCTTCGCGAGGGTGCCAGCCTCTCGGTTCGCCCGGTCACCGCCACCCATGACGATATAGCCGTACTGCAATACACCGGCGGTACCACCGGGGTGGCCAAGGGCACCATGCTCACCCACGGCAACCTGATCGCCAACATGCTGCAGGCCGATGCCTGCATGTCCCAGCACGGGCCTGACGGCACTGCGCTGATGAAGCGTGGCCAGGAAGTGATGATCGCGCCGCTGCCGCTCTATCACATCTATGCCTTCACGGTTAATTGCATGTGCATGATGGTCAACGGCAATCACAACGTGCTGATCACCAACCCACGGGACATTCCGGGTTTCATCAAGGAGCTGCGCAAATGGGACTTCTCCGCGCTGCTGGGGCTCAACACCCTGTTCGTGGCGCTGATGGATCACCCTGACTTCAAGACGCTCGACTTCAGCCACCTCAAGGTCACCAATTCCGGCGGCACCGCGCTGGTCAAGGCCACTGCCGAGCGCTGGCAGAGCCTGACCGGCTGCGCGGTGGTCGAGGGCTACGGGCTTACCGAAACCTCGCCGATCGCCAGTGCCAACCCCTATGGCGAGCATGCACGGCTTGGCACGGTGGGCATTCCGGTGCCGGCCACGGCCTTCAAGGTCATCGACGACGACGGCAACGAGCTGCCGCTGGGCGAGCGGGGCGAGCTGTGCATCAAGGGGCCGCAGGTAATGAAGGGCTACTGGAATCGGCCGGAGGCCACCGCCGAGGTGCTGGACCGCGAGGGCTGGTTCAAGTCCGGCGATATCGCGGTGATCGATGAAGGCGGCTACGTGAGCATCGTCGACCGCAAGAAGGACATGATCATCGTCTCCGGCTTCAACGTGTACCCCAACGAGATCGAGGACGTGGTGATGGCCCACAGCAAAGTGGCCAGCTGCGCGGCGATTGGCGTACCCGATGAAAAATCCGGTGAGGCGGTCAAGCTGTTCGTGGTCAAGCGCGACGAGAGCCTGACGGCCGAGGAGCTCAAGGCTTACTGCAAGGACAACTTCACCGGCTACAAGGTACCGCGGCATATCGTCTTCCGGGACGCGCTGCCGATGACCAACGTGGGCAAGATCCTGCGGCGCGAGCTGCGCGACAATCCATAA
- the fadD1 gene encoding long-chain-fatty-acid--CoA ligase FadD1: MTENFWTDKYPEGIAAEIDPDQYPNVQAVLKQSCQRFADKPAFTNLGKTLTYGELFELSGHFAAYLQQHTDLQPGDRIAVQLPNVLQYPVVVFGALRAGLVVVNTNPLYTAREMEHQFKDSGAKALICLANMAHLAEQVVPKTGVKTVIITEVGDMLSPLKRLLVNAVVKYVKKMVPAYSLPAAIKLTDALSQGRGKAVSEANPAAHEVAVLQYTGGTTGVAKGAMLTHRNLIANMLQCRELMGSNLNEGNEILVAPLPLYHIYAFTFHCMAMMHCGNHNLLITNPRDLPTMIKDLSKFKFSGFVGLNTLFVALSNNEGFQKLDFSRLKVTLSGGMALQQAAAERWKQVTGCAICEGYGLTETSPVASVNPITNIQLGTIGIPAPSTLFKVIDDQGNDLALGETGELCIKGPQVMKGYWQRQEATDEVIDANGWFKTGDIGIIQPDGYIRIVDRKKDMILVSGFNVYPNELEEVLVTLPGVLQCAAIGVPDERSGESIKVFVVVKPGMTLTKEQVLQHMHDNLTGYKRPKQVEFRESLPTTNVGKILRRELRDEELKKLGKK, translated from the coding sequence ATGACCGAAAACTTCTGGACGGACAAGTATCCCGAGGGGATCGCGGCCGAGATCGATCCCGACCAGTACCCCAACGTTCAGGCGGTGCTGAAGCAGTCCTGCCAGCGTTTCGCCGACAAGCCCGCTTTCACCAATCTGGGCAAGACCCTGACCTACGGCGAGCTGTTCGAGCTCTCCGGTCACTTCGCTGCCTATCTGCAGCAGCACACGGATCTGCAGCCCGGCGACCGCATCGCCGTGCAACTGCCCAACGTTCTGCAATACCCGGTAGTGGTTTTCGGCGCGCTGCGTGCCGGGCTGGTGGTGGTCAACACCAACCCGCTGTACACCGCCCGTGAGATGGAACACCAGTTCAAGGATTCCGGCGCCAAGGCGCTGATCTGCCTGGCCAACATGGCCCATCTGGCCGAGCAGGTAGTCCCCAAGACCGGCGTGAAGACGGTGATCATCACCGAGGTCGGCGACATGCTGTCGCCACTCAAGCGCCTGCTGGTCAACGCCGTGGTCAAGTACGTGAAGAAGATGGTGCCGGCCTACAGCCTGCCTGCCGCCATCAAACTCACCGACGCCCTGAGTCAGGGCCGTGGCAAAGCCGTCAGCGAAGCCAACCCCGCCGCCCACGAAGTCGCCGTGCTGCAATACACCGGCGGCACCACCGGCGTGGCCAAGGGGGCGATGCTCACCCACCGCAACCTGATCGCCAACATGCTGCAGTGCCGCGAGCTGATGGGCTCCAACCTCAACGAAGGCAACGAGATCCTGGTGGCGCCGCTGCCGCTGTACCACATCTACGCCTTCACCTTTCACTGCATGGCGATGATGCACTGTGGCAACCACAACCTGCTGATCACCAACCCGCGTGATCTGCCGACCATGATCAAGGACCTGTCCAAGTTCAAGTTCAGCGGCTTCGTTGGCCTCAATACCCTGTTCGTGGCGCTGAGCAACAACGAAGGTTTCCAGAAGCTCGACTTCTCCAGGCTAAAGGTCACCCTGTCCGGCGGTATGGCGCTGCAGCAAGCGGCTGCCGAGCGCTGGAAACAGGTGACCGGCTGCGCCATCTGCGAAGGTTACGGCCTGACGGAAACCAGCCCGGTAGCGTCGGTGAACCCGATTACCAATATCCAGCTGGGCACCATCGGCATTCCGGCACCGTCGACCCTGTTCAAGGTGATCGACGATCAGGGCAACGATCTGGCGCTGGGGGAAACCGGCGAGCTGTGCATCAAGGGCCCGCAGGTGATGAAGGGCTACTGGCAGCGCCAGGAAGCCACTGACGAAGTGATCGACGCCAATGGCTGGTTCAAGACCGGTGACATCGGCATCATCCAGCCCGATGGCTACATCCGCATCGTCGACCGCAAGAAGGACATGATTCTGGTGTCCGGCTTCAACGTCTACCCGAACGAGCTGGAAGAAGTGCTGGTGACCCTGCCAGGCGTGCTGCAGTGTGCCGCCATCGGCGTACCGGACGAGCGCTCCGGCGAGTCGATCAAGGTGTTCGTGGTGGTCAAGCCGGGCATGACCCTGACCAAGGAGCAAGTCCTGCAGCACATGCACGACAACCTCACCGGCTACAAACGACCCAAGCAGGTCGAGTTCCGCGAGAGCCTGCCGACCACCAACGTCGGCAAGATCCTGCGCCGCGAACTGCGTGACGAAGAACTGAAGAAACTCGGCAAGAAGTAG